ttgtcaaaaatcaagagaccataggtgtgtgggttcatttctgactcttcagattctattccactggtctgtctgtctgtctctgtaccaataccacacagttttttttatcactattgctctgtaatactgcttgagttcagggatcatGATTCCCccttgaacattactttaggtgctgTTTGGACAGTCAAATATCCTCagatgagaatattttgtttagctctgtaccccatttttaatagggttatttggctctctcgAGTCTAACTTCTTATCCTCTATCTCTTTATTTCATCATATTCCaccatgtttctttttgttctattttcatATGAtcctttatttgtttgattttcatttcattgtttgtttgattgtttgccTGTTGAGAAATGATTTCTCTAtctacctctggctgtcctggaaatcacttaGTAGATCAGGCCAGATTAGCTCATAGATATCTATgtacctgcctcttcctccaagtactaggattgaaggtgtgtttcaccacacctggctccatTTTTTTGGGATTCTATaactgcttgtttgttttttaggagagacagaaagggtgtgaATTgagatagaagagaaggtggagtGGATCCCAGATAGGTTGGGGTGGGAAAGATATAATCAGAACTAATGTTatgaaaatatctattttcaataaataaaagacagaaaacaggggaagggggagataACTAACTgctcaagagcactgactgcttttacaGAGAACCATAGGTCATTTTCACACATTCACAAAGATGCTCCCATCTGTAACACCTTTTAGGATCCTAAGAACTGATGACCATAAGACATACACAGTACTGCATGGTGCAAAGACAAATAGTTTAAATATTATGTAAATCtgctttttaatttctatattatttataatcttttattttataggTAGTGGTGTGTTACctccatgtatgtttgtgtgaaggTGTTAGGTCCCCTGGATCTGCAATCACGGACAGTTTTAAGCCATCACCTGTGTGCTGGGAATGAACGCAAGTCCTCTGGATGCACAGCCAATGCTCATAACTGCttaatcatctctccagcccctattatATGAATCTTAGGAAGAAAACCAGAAAGGATCAGCTGAACCAATTGTCTAGAGATGGTGCCACCAAGAATGGAAGGTAGACAGGTTTAAAGCTCATACTATAAAAGGAGTCAGAAACAGGATAATATCTAGTTTGAGTCTACCCTGTGTTATAGGCTTGAAGTATTTTACCTAGCCAGCAATAAATAATATGTATGGGTGTTAAGAAGAAGAGAAAATCTAAACATCTAGACTTGAATGTGAGATACTACAAGTGTACAAACGCTGAGTGTCAGAGCTCTGGCAACACAGATTATGGGAGAGCAAGCAATGTGGAAAGGACACATGGATCATTAAAGTTAACCAGACTattctgccattctccatgggtcTCAAGCCTAGAATCTACAACCATCTATGCCAAGTTATTTCTCCAAACCGGATTTAGGGTTAGGGGAAATCCTTAAGAATATGTCTTTGTGGGTCTccatctgctcccagagctggggctatTCCACAGCCTTCAGACACAAAACATGCcttcagagagctggtctgccaggtgTACTCTCCCTCCTAAGCAGAGAGCCCACGTgtgggaccccactttctctctattGACTGTACAAGGAGAGACACGCCTGAGCACCCGGGCCTCAGGAGCTGCAAGGCAGTCTGGTACAGgactcttctggtctctatctgtgcccagagctgggacTGTCCCACAGCACTGAGACCCAAAACCTCAAATAGCTGTTCTTCCAGGAGCGCTCTCACTCGgaagatcacaggttcacaggcccacaggagagaCAAGCTACAGTGAGAAACAGCAAGATTAACTAACGTCAGCAATAACCTGGGACACCCTGTATGCTGGGAACTCTACCAACTTAGCCCACTCCTAGTACCCTAACAAAATAGTAATGGAATCAAGCCatactcctgcctctaccttttgAGGAGATGCTACTGCAGTTTATTGAAAACACGTAAAATTCAGTCCTCGTTCTCCAGAACATACTTCTTAATGTTAAAAGTTGTTTGTCCCAAATCCAATGACAATAATatctatgaaatattttatttttattatcagcaACAGATTGAACCCTGAATTGACTCAAAATCAGACTGTTTTTGGTCATATGACTAAAATTCACCCAAGTATAGTGATTCACACCAGTAATCCTATCAGGAAGAAGgatgctgagtcaggaggattgctAAAACTTAAATATCTAAAACAACCTTAACTTAAGAGCAAGACCCAGTCTCATCATACAAAACTCTAAACTATGTAATAAGTAAGCAAAtcaaaaaaatccaaatattaaGTGATGTGTTGTTAATCAACAAGTGAAATGTTTGAGGGGCAGGTTTCTGTCAAGGTATTCTCACACAGAGCTCTGATTCAACCAGTGAAGTGGTTGGGAGTTATGTATAGAAATCAAAGGGTGGAGCTTAACCAACTAATGCAGTTCCAGTTTGGGTTTAGAGGCGTGGCtgcaacagagagagacaggcagagagctaTATAAAGGCTCCAGTGGAGCCAGAGAAACTATTCAGAGACCTGGAGCCTGGATAGCTGCCTGGTTTCCCTGGGACTGAGAGACCTCTGTGAAGTACTCAGAACTGGTATGTAATTGGTTTCCCTTGAGTCATGCAGTTTGATGTAGACCTTTAGATGCCAAGATATGATAAcacattttaatttctgtctctttaTATGAGCTCATTGAAGACCTTGGATTTAATTCCAAATCAAGGTTTAGCTTCATCTCAAACATCTAGGTTAGCCTATTGATTTCATTATTGtggttgattttttaaaagaagtttacCTTATTCAGGCTTTCTTAGAAATGGCCGTGTGTCTCTGGGTAGGCTGGATatcaaaatcctcctgactcagcagtCTCCTCAGGGCTAAGAATACTAGCGTGTTCCCTCATATTTTCATTCTCACAAATGcttgctgtgtttgtttttgtgagaccCTGGCTATTACTGGAGACCTGAAGACCATGTGTCTTTGATCCTCTTGAACTCACAATACCTAGAATTATACTTGGGAGTTACTCAAATATCTTACCTTAGCCTTTGCTTTGCATCTTTTTAACATAGCTTTGTTTTTGGATAGGGTCTGCTTTTGGGAACAAGGAAAACCCCTAAATTTTAAGAGCCCACTGCTGTCATTCTTAGTAGAAATTCAATTTTGATCCACAACaggaggtttttttgtttcttttattatttgtttgcttatttgtttgtttcactatttctttgttgttttgttggtttttccttttttgtttggtttgttttttgcatttttattgaaaaattgttTATCtacattaacttgagtatttcttatttaaatttcgattgtcattcctcttcccgatttccgggccaacatcgcCCTAACCTCTCcacctccacttctatatgggcttcccatccccatcctcccccattaccaccctccccccaacaatcacatttactggacattcagtcttggcaggaccaagggcttccccttccactggtgctcttactaggctattcattgctacctatgaggttggagcccagggtcagtccatttatagtctttgggtagctgacattcgcctatgtatttgctctattctggctgtgtctcttaggagagatctacatccggttcctgtcagcctgcacttctttgcttcatgcttttttcatgttttttggatgattttattgatttacattacAGAAGATACcccacttcctggtttcccctctacaactcccctctcattttttttatctaAAGTACAGTCTTTTCAGACTCCTTCCCAAGAAGTTTTCTGACTGGAGACCTTAGAAGATGAGTGTTCAGACTCCACCCACACTCCAGAAGCTGGCAAGGCAAGCTCTGGTGAGAAATGAGGCTGTGGCCGTGTCCTGTGTGGGGGAGCTGCCTACTGTGCTCTTCCCAGCACTGTTCAAGGAGGCATTCGAGGGCAGACACATCAACCTCGTGAAGGAAATGGTGGCAGATTggccttttccctctctccctgtgggTGCATTGATGAAGACACCTAACCTGGAAACTTTGCAGGCTGTGCTAGATGGAGTAGACATGCGACTGACAAGAAAGTTTCACCCCAGGTAAGGAATAACCTATTACTGTAGAAGAGAGCACATGGACTACACAGTAGAGATCATCAAGGTGGTTGGCTTAGTTATACGTGGATCAGAAGATTCTGATTGCATCATCATGCAGCGATACATGGTTCTTGAAAGCTATTTACTTGTCCTAAGGATAGGTCAATATGGATGATAGTTGAATATGGATTAGCGTAAATGTAGCCTCACAGTAGAATGAGTGTATACCTCATATAACTAGCATTCCCACAACCACTTATAATGTGACTAAGGAAAAATAAGGTTTACcttattgaaagaaaaatactcaAGTGGACAGAAGTCCGGGAAAGGATCTGGAGCATGCCTGAGTCCTGTTTGGATATCGGGTGCTTAAAAACATTCATCTTAATAGGGGGGAGAACTGAGTTTAGACATATGTAGTAAAAGCTGATACAGAGTCTCATGGCATTCATGTTTCACCAACAGGAGGACAAAACTACAGGTTCTTGATCTGAGAAATGTACACCATTCCTTCTGGAACATATGGACTGGAGAAGAGGACAGCAGCTGTTCAGCAGAGAATTTGGAGGAAAAGCCAGTAGTGAAGGTCTTTCCCAAATATGCACTGAGAGATCAGTGTGTGAAGGTGATAGTTGAATTGTGTATCTGGTCCTGCCTTGATGAAGCACAAGCATACTTCTTGAAGTGGGCCCAGCAGAGAAAGGCCTCCCTACATTTCTGCTGTACAAAGATGAAGATCTGGCGCCTGCCAGTCCATGCTATCAGAGAGATCATGAATGTTTTTGATCCACAACATATCACAGAATTAGAACTGCATGCAGAGCAGACTCTGTTAGACCTGGAAGATTTTGCTGCCTACTTTGGACAGATGAGAAATCTCCGCAAACTCTTCCTGGAAGCCCTGCAAGGGATGATCTCCTCTAATCGAAATGAAacaagagacagagaagccaACTATATGAAGAATTTTATATCTCAATTCTGCAAATTCAATTGTCTCCAGCATCTCTGTGTCCATTTTCTCAGAGATCACATGAATCAAGTCCTAGGGTAAGTAAGAATGAAGAGCTATGTCTGATACCAAAGCAAATCTGTCTCTCTTATCTTAAAGATTAGTGGTTCATGATGCCAGTAGTCATTAGTAACAAATATTCAGAGAGAAATAAGCCTCAGGATTTATGTTGTATTTTCATGTATATTGAATGACATCCAGTAAATTTTACAAGTGAAATCAGTGTCTCAAATGAGCACTCATGAATTAAAGAATTGACTTGGACTTAAGATAGATAATAAGAGTGGGTTGGAATTCTACCAGGTTTCATACCCAGGAGTTGGGGGACTCATTAGCATAGTGAGAACCTGAGCTATATGCTCAAATTTGAGAGAAGAACCTTCTATCATCCCTCAATTCCCTTGGACAAAACATTGAGAGCCTAAGTAGCACTGAGTGCATGGGACAGGGGGTAGAGTTTAGCCTGTAAATGAGAACATGGGTACcttcagaaggaaggagagaatccaGATTCAGTGAGCGCACAGCAGATATGGAGATGCTGCCAGGATTTTATTGGGATGGAAGTTCCTCTGTGTGCTTTCTGGACTCATGAGCTGAACCGCTTTTCAGTTTGAGAGTGAAGTCAGTCCATGAACTGTGGGGTGGGCATGACTAATCAATTTCCAACAGGAAGCATCATAAATGATGTCCTTGATCATTTAGTCAAACTCACCATGGGGCACCTGGTTCCCTCTACCACTCTGTACATTCCAGCCAAATCTCTACAACACCATTAGCCAGAACTGACCCCCTGTTCTATCCCTAGGTGCCTGATGACGCCTTTGGAGACCCTCTCAGTTACTTGCTACATAATTTCACAGAATGAGTTGAATTCCTTCTCCTGCTGTAAGAGCCTCTTTCAGTTAAAACATCTGGAATTGAGAGGAGTGATCTTACATGATGTGGATATTATGTCTCTGAGAGGTTTCCTAGAGAAAGTGGCAGACACTCTTGAGACTCTGGATTTGCAGTGTTGTAGGATGAAGGACTCTCAGCTTTATGCCCTCCTACCTGCCCTCAGAAATTTCTCTCAGCTCACCACGGTCAAGTTCTACAGCAACAAATTCTCCATGCCCATTCTGAAGGACCTGTTGCAGCACACAGCCAACTGGAGCACGGTGAACGTGGAACAATACCCTGCCCCTCTGGAGTGCTATGATGACTCAGCTCAAGTTTCTGTGGAAAGATTTGCCCAACTTTGTCGTGAGCTCATAGATACACTCAGGGCAATACGGCAGCCCTATAACATCTCCTTTGCTACAGAAATCTGTTATACATGTGGTGAGCGCTGTGTCTATCATAATGGGCCCAGGCTTTGTTGTTGCTGGCAGTAAATTGGGAAATAGAACTTCTGTATTTCAATAAGAACCAGGCTTGGGTTGAATGGGATCACAATGGAAAGACACTTTTATTGCACAAGTGCAGAAAAATTCAGTGTGAAATTGAcatgtatataaaaaaaaaaggtttcttgGCACTTCTTTCCCTTGTCTTTTCCTCAGCTACATTTACAACCCTCTGGTGTCGCTGAGCAGTTAAGTGCACTAAACCTTTAAATTAAAGTAAGCAACATAGACACAACTCCAGTGAAGTAGGATTAAATGGACCACAGAAGATGAAAATACAGCACATTCACACCACAAGGCCCCTTGCACCCCTCAGAGATGCCTAAATGGAAGAAGACAATCCAGGGCAAAGTAAACAGGCTTTCCAGTCTGGCTGTCTACTCTTGATCTTTATGTCATGAGTCCATGAGATTACTAGCAGGATCCTCTATGCCCTTTATACTACAGCCACATGTCTGTAGAGCATTATTCCTACAGACTCCCAAACTCTATGTAGTACACTAAGTGTATGTAAAGGTGTCCAATAATATGCAGGTCCCTCTACTATATAAAGCATTTGCTTTACAAAAGAATTTTATTCTAAACAATTTCTTTGCAAAACTAAGAAAAATTCACCCTCAGACTAGTCATTGTAATTCCTTACTGTTTAGTGAACtatcaataaaattattataCACTGTGTTTATTAAACACATAAGTCATAAGTTCTCTGTTTACATATCATTGTTATTGTCTACATTGAATAATGGATCTAAATTTAAGGACTCAACAAATGCCCTCTGGAgagaagccaaaataaacacaTTGATGCCAGGAATATCACATTTCATACTCTTTCGAGGATTAATAAAGTTATCAGCTAAATTGGAACCGATGTGGACATTTATTTGTACACAAgaagacaaaagaacaaaaaagaacaagaaacctctctcaggctccttctttctcccttcacctacaacctgtctttctctctgtatgtcCAGATCCCTGGACTTattccttgggaccagtgaactcaCCTAAGATTTGCCCTCAGTAAACATGCTTTACTATTCCTAAAACAAATCACTTATAGTTTGAGAGAGATTGCTCACAGGCTAAGAGCACATGGTACTGTTGCAGAGGACCACAGTTTGATATGTGAGCTTATAATCAGGTGGGTCTCAACTGGAACTCAGGCTTCAGGTGATAAAACCCTCTTTTCTGGCAATTGTGGATACCAACTATCACATAAACAAACCTACATAATACACAGGCAAATATACACCTAGCTGAAGAATTCTTGATATTTAAACAAAATCCCTCAatttcacaaagaaataaaaaatggccCAATTAATTAAAATGGGGGTGTTGATCAGTTGCAGTTGTGTGGCTCTGTGCTGAGAGCATGTGGAGTTTCAGGTGTGTCAACTGAGCTCAACTGGTGAGCAGTGTCCTCATTTGCTGTGGTATCCAGTGTTTGAGCTCCTGTACCAAGGATGAGTGAAAGGAAATGAGGACTTTGTCAACATACAACATTTATTTCTGTAtgcattttatgtatatacatgtgctaTTTAGCTGTACATTTTCATGACTGGAGAAAGCATCAGAGTgctaagatggttgtgagctggcaGATGGTTGtctaggattgaactcaggttgtctgaAAGGAGAGCCAGGAGTCTTAGTTCCTGAGCCATCATCCCTCCATGCTCATATTTGACAATGGAAAAAGCACTTGTGGATACATAATCACAAGAAATCAGCTGTCTGTTTTGCATAAAAACTTACCAGTTTTGCATTATCTTTAATTTGTTGCATTTCAGATGTTTTGTGCACACGTGTATATTGATGGCTtgcatgtttgtttattttttagataATCACTAAGCATATCTTCCAAAAGAGTACCAATGTCCTGAGTCATTTCAAGAAATGTCTAAATATGCTTCACTTAATAGAGTGTGTGTCTATCTATTCACTGGATCTGTGAACACCATTAACTAGGGTGTAACAATACATAACAGTTATCTCAGCTTGAGACTTCAGAGCAGAAATTCAATATCATTCTACTTATCTCAATGCCTATTATAACATTCAAGGAACTTCCTCTTGACAGGCACCTAGGGTACCTCAGCACTTTCCTTCTGCTATCTCTTGACTCCATCATATCCCTGCTCTGGAATAGAGCAAAAGATGTGCaacttaagtaaataaaaatcaaaataataaaaaacttgAAGGATTTTTATAGTATAAACTTTTAAGCATATATtgataagaaaggagaaagaaaaatctacAGAGGGAAGGaattaagaaagtaaaataaatataacctTACCCATTTATGTCTATAGGGAAATGGATTACTGAAACaaaattctttgtataatttacACTTGCTAATTATCTGTTCTAAGTACATAGTAACTGTAGCTACCAAACTTAACAACAATTCTTACAACTTTTCTTAGAGCCAAACAATGCATGGTTCATGATTTTTTACTGTAATTATAAGTGGTCCCTGAAAAGATATGTCACTAACTTATTACAGGGAGACCTTGTTTCTACTCAGATTGTAGTGGGAAAGATTAAATGTTAAACATACCTAGCTttctatttatcattttatttggttttcattaattcatttatccACTTTACCACCTGATcacatctttcctttcctttcctccctctgacATTTTGCCCTCATTTCCTGCTCCCATGATTCCCAGAGAAGGAGAGGTACCCAGTGTCCACCCCAACTAGGTATCCCACTTCCTGACCACACCAAGTTGCTTGAGGACTAAATGCATCttatcccactgaggccaaacaaggcaggcCAGCTAGGGggaaatggtccaaagaaaggCAACAAAGTTCAATAAGAGACCATCCTTGTTCGTGCTTGGAAGAATTGGGGATGGGGGTATGAAGAGGGGCTCCTCAGCCTAAGCCTTGTTGAAAACACACAAtgcaagcaccatttttactgtGTGTCAGTCCTGCCTTCTACTAGCCAATTGGTTGTTCTCCATCATGGGATTTCTTCAAAGCATCCTGCTACCTGCACTCCTAGCCAAGGAAGGATCATTCTTCAATATAATGTGTATGTTCTAAGACAGAAAAATCACAGTCCATTAATAGTTGCATTCTATAGAGTTCAGTAGATCTTATGAACCAAAGAAATTCTCTTACTTAGTGTTTCTCTTGTGGCAATGAAAATCATGACCAAAGAAATTTGGGGAGGTATATTGGACTTCccctcagagaaggagaggaatACCATGGATATATGCTGACTTATAAAAGTGTGTTTTTCTATCAAGGCTAGAAAAAGCATCCCAGTTATAGAAAAGGGATCCAAAGTCAGGTAAAAGTGAGAAgagtcactgaagaaagtcaggacaggaaatcaAAAGAGTTCAGGAACCCGGAGGCTGGAGGATTTAGAGGTCATAGAGGGTGCTGTTTACTGACTTGCTACATTCAATGCTGCTGCAATTTTTGGCGTCATCACATGATACTGGCACCTACAACACACTGGGATTTTCCAATGTGACTAATCTGCCCTTTCagcaatagcctctcataggcccTCTTAATGGGCCCGAACCTCAACTTCTGTATGATCCCTTCAAACAtgggccttcaactgccactgagtCTGTACCTCCACCAAtgacctctcctggcctctcacagtgccaagcttcAGATGCTCTCCATCACAGTTCattccttcaaaaccagtaccacctggctGACTCTCAAACTACAAATTCCATTGCCAGTGCAGTAGGGTTAGAATTTTCCCATGTCTATGACCTAGTACATGGTGCCTATTTAAGTGTTCATGCAGACTTCAGAAAACAAAGTGGTAACACTGGAAACATGCTAGATAGCAACATGTTTTTGTTCAGGGTGGTGTTGTTTAATCAACTTTGTAGAGATCTggctagagttatctgggaaaCAGAGTCTCTACTGAGAAAATGATTCTCTCATATTACATGTAGGTTAGTCTGTTGCGGCATTTCCTTGATTATTGACGGTTGTTTCCTTGATTATTGACGGTTACATCTCCCTGTGAGTAGGGCCACCCATATGTAAGTGGTCCTGTGTTGTAAGAGAACTTAGACAAAGCAAGCCATGTAGAACAAGCCACCATAGCCTTCTGCCTTGGAAATAATTCCAGTGCATCCCCTAGATTCAGGCATGAGATCCAGCACTGATGCCCTTTATTTAAGGAATGGATCCTGAGAGCTATAAGAGGAAAGACATTGTGTCTCAAGTTGCTTTGGGTAATAATGTTTTTTACGAAGTAGAAACCTGCCTAAGACAGTATGTCCCACATTCAGTTGATGCGAGGTCTTCTTGACAGGGCAACAGTATGTTACTACATCCCTTATAGAGAGCCACATGCTGAATGAACTGTGGAGTATGGACAGAAGCCCCATACTCTACCATCATATCTCCTGAGCCTCTGCTACACTTTGAGTCTTGTTTCATGAAATTTCTAGTGATTGAAAGGAGACAGAGCTGAGTTTACATGTCAGGCTCTTGGAGGACTGAAGGTGCAATATCTGAGACACTTGTGGGTATTCCTCAAGCATTCTCTGAAAATTCCATCTCATTGTAACGCCTTGTGCAACTTGCACACTAAAAGATGATCTTGGGCTGACAACTGACATGAGTGCATGAACTCCAAGCTGCAGTGATAACTGCAAGAGAAGCATGTGTGAGGGAAGGGAAGCTGGGTGGGGATGAAACATGAAGCAGGAACAACTCTAATGACAGTGCTGTGCACATTCTCTTTGTTGGTCTGTATCTTGAGCCATATGAGGAGGCACCACTCTGAACCCACAAGGAGAAACAGATCTGTGCATCACAGTGAAAAGCAAATGTTGTGATTTTAGAGGGGAAGTTTGCACTTACAACCTGGACAGTCTAAATGCACAGTTGGCTCCAAAGTATGCTGGGAAGTGGCCATTTGGCAAGAATTATATTTGTCTCCTTGATTCTTTTCTACCCTCTACAGCAAGAAATTCATGGTAACCATTAGGGTTGTATTTAAGACTCAACAGGTTATAGttattaatttatatgtatatacaaatacatatatggtTGCAATAACAACTGAGCAAAAAAGATGCCAAGAAATTGAAGGGAAGTGTGAGAAATCTATAAGAAGGTTTGGGAGAGAGGGGATATGTGATTGAAACAATCTCAATATTATAACAAAAATGCTTACTTCATGCCCCTAATACACACAGGTCTGTAAAGGCACAGATACAAAGGAGGTATAttctgacttattatttgacacTCAGCACAATCTTACAGAGCTGCCAGCAAACCTGAAACATATTGAGAAAAATGTACAGACCAGGTGTTGCCTACATGCCTGCTGAAGATGTAGCTTCTTACCCCTCAGCATCTTAATTGTTTTCTATGGTTATGAGAGTCAAGAAAAAACCAACTTCATGTCTCAGGTGTGAAAGGTGTTGAGAGTTAACTCCAGCTGCCTCATTAGAACCAAACAGCAGATATTCCCAGACTAGGATATTTATTACTCCATGGGGCCCTGACTCTGACCAGAAGTCTGATATCTGCTCAGTGACTCAGATTGACACAGGCTACAGAGCAAAAGCCATGGCATGCATGTAGTAGACATATGTGCCATATTTGTGTCTTGACAGAGCAGCCCCAGGAACAGCAATGAAAACACCATGTTTGACAGAGTACATCACAGCTCCTTCTTCATTAGTTAGTCTGACACTGGAGTCTCAGGGAGTGACTGAACTCGATGACAGGGGTTATCAGTTCCACTGAGCATTGATCATCTTTCTCTTTATATCCCTGCATTAGTCTCCAGTCCTGAGCCATCCAGGAAGAGGAATAAATTGTGTTCATGTAGTAAAACTGTTCAGGAAAGCAAGAAGAACTTAATGTGACCAGTGCCGTGAGGAACAGCTGCAGCTGTGGTGAATTTCAGCAGTTCTTGACCTGTAGTCACATAACAAAACAGAACTATAAATCTGCTATCAATGTCAAATGGGTCTGCTAACAAAACCTCCTAGAGAGGGAAAAaattcagacccagaaagacaaatatggcatGCACTCATGAGTGAATATTACCCACACAGTACAGGATAACCTTGT
This is a stretch of genomic DNA from Rattus norvegicus strain BN/NHsdMcwi chromosome 14, GRCr8, whole genome shotgun sequence. It encodes these proteins:
- the LOC134481897 gene encoding PRAME family member 8-like isoform X1 translates to MSVQTPPTLQKLARQALVRNEAVAVSCVGELPTVLFPALFKEAFEGRHINLVKEMVADWPFPSLPVGALMKTPNLETLQAVLDGVDMRLTRKFHPRRTKLQVLDLRNVHHSFWNIWTGEEDSSCSAENLEEKPVVKVFPKYALRDQCVKVIVELCIWSCLDEAQAYFLKWAQQRKASLHFCCTKMKIWRLPVHAIREIMNVFDPQHITELELHAEQTLLDLEDFAAYFGQMRNLRKLFLEALQGMISSNRNETRDREANYMKNFISQFCKFNCLQHLCVHFLRDHMNQVLGCLMTPLETLSVTCYIISQNELNSFSCCKSLFQLKHLELRGVILHDVDIMSLRGFLEKVADTLETLDLQCCRMKDSQLYALLPALRNFSQLTTVKFYSNKFSMPILKDLLQHTANWSTVNVEQYPAPLECYDDSAQVSVERFAQLCRELIDTLRAIRQPYNISFATEICYTCGERCVYHNGPRLCCCWQ
- the LOC134481897 gene encoding PRAME family member 8-like isoform X2, giving the protein MSVQTPPTLQKLARQALVRNEAVAVSCVGELPTVLFPALFKEAFEGRHINLVKEMVADWPFPSLPVGALMKTPNLETLQAVLDGVDMRLTRKFHPRTKLQVLDLRNVHHSFWNIWTGEEDSSCSAENLEEKPVVKVFPKYALRDQCVKVIVELCIWSCLDEAQAYFLKWAQQRKASLHFCCTKMKIWRLPVHAIREIMNVFDPQHITELELHAEQTLLDLEDFAAYFGQMRNLRKLFLEALQGMISSNRNETRDREANYMKNFISQFCKFNCLQHLCVHFLRDHMNQVLGCLMTPLETLSVTCYIISQNELNSFSCCKSLFQLKHLELRGVILHDVDIMSLRGFLEKVADTLETLDLQCCRMKDSQLYALLPALRNFSQLTTVKFYSNKFSMPILKDLLQHTANWSTVNVEQYPAPLECYDDSAQVSVERFAQLCRELIDTLRAIRQPYNISFATEICYTCGERCVYHNGPRLCCCWQ
- the LOC134481897 gene encoding PRAME family member 8-like isoform X3; translation: MSVQTPPTLQKLARQALVRNEAVAVSCVGELPTVLFPALFKEAFEGRHINLVKEMVADWPFPSLPVGALMKTPNLETLQAVLDGVDMRLTRKFHPRCLMTPLETLSVTCYIISQNELNSFSCCKSLFQLKHLELRGVILHDVDIMSLRGFLEKVADTLETLDLQCCRMKDSQLYALLPALRNFSQLTTVKFYSNKFSMPILKDLLQHTANWSTVNVEQYPAPLECYDDSAQVSVERFAQLCRELIDTLRAIRQPYNISFATEICYTCGERCVYHNGPRLCCCWQ